ACTCACATTTTGAACTGTGGGGCTGATCCCCCTCAAATATTTACATAAATGCCTCTTAAATAAGCCCCTGATATCTATCCTCAGGACTAGGGTTCCCATGCTGCTGCTCTTAGGATGTGGCTGTGGTACTGGTCTGGGATGTTTCCAATATGAGAACGCAAGACGTTCCATTGTTTCAGCAGTGATGGAAACAAATGATTATTCAAGGCCTACTGCTAGTATGATTTACAGGCATTGCGTGCCTCATCCATGGCCTGAAGGGAGGGTGGCATGCACATGGGGATGTAAATCCTACGTCTTCCATCTGTATTGTATTTTACAGTTTTGTATGTATTTATTGTAGTGGTCATGTATGTGGCTCAGTTCATAAGAGCACGGCACTAGCAACACAAGAGTTGTGGGTTTCGATTCCTGCTTGGGTCACATACCAAATATGTGAACTgtagtcactttggataaaagtgtctgctatgTAAATGGTATACTGcggtattacagtactgtattggccaATGCATTTTTTGTAGAGCAGTGTGACCCCAGCAAATATATTTTTGATACATGTTTACTGTATAAGGGATGCATTtcttgttctgtactgtaggagctagaaatacaagcatttcactgcacctgctgtaacatctgctaatctgtgtacgcaaccaataaactttAAATTGTTACATACATTCTGTAGTTGACAAACCATGTAAAATCTATAGCTTTACCAAACTTTAAGTGGTCATCAATTAAGGACAGTCAGATTAAGTAATTATAACATGTATTTTAAGCAAATAGAAGAGAATCATATCAAAAGTAATGTGAACATTGCGTTGTGAAAGGCAATAACTTTAAATGaacatgggctcccgagtggcgcagtggtctaaggcactgcatctcactgcatgaggcgtcactacagacaccctggttcgaatccaggctgtatcacaaccggctgtgattgggagtcctatagggcggcgcacaattgtcccagcgtcgttcGGCTGGtgtagtaaataagaatttgttcttaactgacgtgcctagttaaatacaggttaaataaaCATGAATTGCAATatgaaacatgtattttttagatGAAACACAAGTGTCTATGATCTTGTGTCTTGTACTTAGTCAATTGCAAATGTGCTTCGTTTTGAAACTGCCTTTTTGATTTCTGTTtcgagttttgtactaagagttatGAAAGTACCACGTTCTGAGTGACAATTGCACTAAAGCAATAAAAAAAATGGTACAAGTCAGACACCAGAGGGAGGTTTTGGACCTATAATTTTTTTGATGGAAGATGAGCAGGGGGGGACAGCTTTATGAGCCCAGGCTTTTCCACTGATTTGTGTAATTTATAGAATTGACCTTTCCAAGAGGGATGGCTGATCACGTGACATCCTCTAGCCCCTGTTACCACAGAAACCACAGCATTCACTCTCTCCCTGGCTGCTTTTTAGGGGAgacttgtttatttatttatgccaatatttatttttctcttCTACATTTATGTGAAGGTTGACCTTTTGGAGCCGGTTGACAGATGCTGTCGAGCAGATTATAGTACACGCTGGAAACATGGCTTTTCCAAGTCCAACAAATAAGCTTCCGCTCAGGCCTCTTTTGGAATCGATATCTAATCTGTTTTTCTTTGCTTTTAAAATGTGTGGtatgtgattattatttttttttttagggacACATTCAGAAATCCACATCTGTAGTGCATCACATGGTCTATGACATCCCACCTGGTGATACTGCCTTTCATCCTCCTCGTTGAAGGGAAttaggagaggatgggagaggctCAAACCTCTAACCACAGGGCTAAAACTATAAGATGTACCAGTCagaagtgtggacacacctactcattcaagggtttttctttatttttactattttctacattgtagaagaagacatcaaaactatgaaataacacctatagaatcagtaaccaaaaagtgttaaacaaatcatgttatattttagattcttcaaagtagccaccctttgccttgataacagctttgcacactcttggcattctcacaaccagcttcatctggaatgattttccaacagtcttgagggagttcccacatatgctgagcacttgttggctgcttttccttaactctgcggtccaactcaccccaaaccatctcaattcgtttgaggtcgggtgattgtggaggccagctcatctgatgcagcaccccatcactctccttggtcaaatagcccttacacagtctggaggtgtgttgggtcattgtcctgtttaaaaacaaatgatagtcccactaagcgcaaaacagatgggatggtgtatcgctgcagaatgctgtgggagccatgctggttaagtgtgccttgaattctaaataaatcacagatggtgtcaccagcaaagcaccatcacaccaccatctccatgcttcatggtgggaaccacacatgcagagatcatccgttaaaACCTAGTCTGGTCTCACAAAGACAGCGTTTGGATCcaagaatctcaaatttggactcatcagaccaaaggacagatttccaccggtataAGGACCATTGCTCGTGTTTATTGGCCCAAAGATTTCTcttcttatcggtgtcctttagtagtggtttctttgcagcaattcgaccatgaagacctgattcacactgtctcctctgaacagttgatgttgagatgtgtctgttacttgaactctgaagcatttatttgggctgcaatttctgaggctggtaactctaatgaacttatcctctgcagcagaggtaactctgggtcttcctttcctgtggcggtcctcatgagagccagtttcatcatagcgcttgatggtttttgcgactacacttgaagaaactttcgacatttttgacattttccggattgactgaccatcatgtctttaactaatgatggactgtcatctttgcttatttgaactgttctcgccataatatggacttgtttttttaccaaatagggctatcttctgtataccaaccctactttgtcacaacacaactaattggctcgaaggaatttgaggaattttaacttttaacaaggcacacctgttaattgaaatgcattacaggtgactacctcatgatgctggttgagagaatgccaagagtgtgcaaagctgtcaaggcaaagggtggctatttgaagaatctcatggttactacatgattccatatgtgtaatttcatagttttaataTCTTCACGATTATCCTACAATATAaataaaaccccttgaatgagtaggtgtgtccaaactttggactggtactgtatatctatgcTTCTAACTTCCTTATTTGTTCCTAACCACCCCTCTGCTAACCTTGGCCCCAACAGGTTCCAAGGCCATGGGCTACTCCAATGGGCTGTTTGACTGCCAGTCGCCCACCTCTCCCTTCCTGGGAAGCCTGCGGGCGCTGCACCTGCTGGAGGATCTGTGGGCGGCGCTGGAGATGATGGACCAGGATGAGAGGGAGGGCCTCCGCTGCCAGGTCCCTGACACCACCGCCGACAGCCTAGCGGAGTGGCTGCAGCAGGGACAACTGGTAGGTAACTCCCTCTGTTCTCTTACTGTTGCAAATGCAAACACTGTTAATGTTAGTCAGTATTTTTACTATTGTTAAAGACATGCTCTGGAACTAAGTATTTGTTAAACCTGTTAAATGTGTACTTCATACATGCAGAATTAATTTCTTAGGGATTTCATGGCCGATTGAGCTGTCTTGAAAGCAACTGTTTTTCGGGAAGGAGTGCTGCTCTATTTTCCCATCATTTTCCCCGTCATGGGCCAGCCTCCTAGCAATTCCAGTTCTAGACAATTAGCTTCAACCCCTTGCCCATTTGAGTGGCAGCTAGTtagatgcacacacagcagagagagagcgcaatGATGTGGTACATAAacttttggctcgtgagtgctactttcagaactgttggctaaaaagtatacagaAGTACTGGAGAATCTCTTTAATGCCTGAGATATTCAGAATTTGAGTGTAATCATGGAAAATGTATTGCTGACGAGTATTCCACACATGAAGATCAAAGTACTTTTATTTAGAGTAGATTCCTTTTGTGTGATTGCATGGGCAGTGGTTTGCTTTGTGTCTTCTTACCCTTACCTGTTATTTATACCTTGATTCCTTTGATTGTATGGCTATTGTGTGATGACATGCTTTGTGCGTGACGAAGTGTCTCTGGAGCGGTGTCTGAAATGGTTTCCATCCTCTTCACTGGAGATGCCTCAGTGAGGCACAGTTTTCCTCCCCCCTCAAGCCCTTTCTTTCCCTGTGTGAAATATGAGAAGAGGAGTTTAGTTTTTGATTCAATTTCCACTTTAGTCACACACAAAGCACTTGCATGTGAGTACCCTATCGACCCTCACGTGTCTCTCAAATAACATGCATTTCGCGTGTCACCGGCCTCTCTCTGAAAAATCATGTGATGTTTTTCAATGTAGGGATGCTATGACACCTGAATGATGTATGCTGGCCTTTGAGATGGAGTGGTACATCTTCCATATGACTGGAGGCTGCTCTATCCCTAGGGTCAGGAGTCTTTCCTGGTATGGTGATAGGGCAAAGGGTTATTCCTGACCATATTTATGGCCTCTAAGCCCTTGGCGATCAGCCGTCTGATGGTAGCCTTGGTTGTTTGTGATTTCAGACCAACGGACATGGCTCCGCCATGATCTACCAGGAACGACTGTCACGGGTGGAGAGCGATAAGGAGTGTCTCGTCCTCCAGGTGTGTGTCACGAGGCCATGAACAAGCAGAGACCAGCTTTAACAAATAGGAAATACCACCCCATATTTAGAAAATGTGTACATTAGCAAACACATTGTACATGCAAACCGTACATTAGCAAGGGTGCTCTGTTTAAAGTGTATTTGATGGGTAGCTGTTGAATTCAGTAGTTTTTACCTATTCATGGTGTGAGTGAAAGACCTGCATCACCGAGCATGCTCTTAGATCACTAACCTATACCCTGAAAACAACACATAGATGACATGTGGCGTATTATTGAGTGATGACTGTCCCCAGGTGAGTGTTCTCTCAGACCAGGTGGAGGTGCAGGGGGAGAAGATCAGGGATCTGGACATGTGTCTGGAGGAGCACAGAGAGAAACTCGACGCCACTGAAGAAACGCTGCAGCAGGTGAGGCCCCAGCAGGGCTGCAGTGTATTATGGTTACTACCAGGATGTTCTGTCTTATTATGAGACAGAACCTTGGGCTCAAGGTTTTGGTCAGCCTTTTGATCCAAATGATCTTTCTGAATGAACACTGATTAATACACTTCGCTCCTACTCGTCTGTGACTGAATCTATGACTGTGTGTCCTGTGCAGGAGTTCTTGACCAGGTCGACCCTGGAGACCCAGAAGCTGGAGCTGATGACCGAGGTGTCCAGTCTGAAACTGAAGCTGACCACTGTGGCGAGAGATCGCAGGGATAGTGAGGTACACTGATGCATTATGGCAATAGACTCCCCCACACAGAGAGATCGTGTCTTTGGTAGATATTTGGAGTTTCGTTCAATGGCGGGCAGTCATCTTATAATATTAGGATGTGAATCTTGGCAGTCACCCAAACGTTTAATAGTTCACACTGAGACCATGCAGAGGTCCGTCTCAGTCGGATGGAGTGGGCCCTGATCCGTCACGCAGATCCTGGCCCGGGTGGACTGGCTGGCAGGGAGTGCCAAAACACCCCCTTGCTCCAGCAGCCGTTTCCTCTCATAAAATAATTAATCTCCCCTCCAGAGAAGCTGGGAGTCTGACAGTCAGGGTTTCCATACACCGAATCCATGAGCACTGAGCAGGCCTGGGCTGGAGGAATCAGGATATTGGATCCTGAGTGTGGGTTTTCCGACACTACTATAACCTTTAGGGAGCGGTGTGTGGAAAGGTAATGTCTTCCATATATGCTTAATGTTGGGCTTTGTTCGGCTGTAAATCACACACCCCTGAGTCTGATCCATTTCTTCTTTCCTACCCACGGTGCTCTGCGGTTTTTACTCTTGTTTAAATGTATGCGTTGTGAATCATGTAGCACATTCTTGTTTAATGACGATGCATATTTCCTGAGTGCTCCATCTATATGGTAATTGCTCCAAGGTACAGGAGTATGTATTATCCATGACATAAAAGCAGTTGTAATGGTAATTGACCATGACGCTTCCTTTCGAAATCAAGAATCTGTCTCCATGTTGGCGTGGGCTTCTCTGTTTCTCGCTCTCTAAATACTATTTGGTGCCTCATTGGGGATTTTTCACTCCACAAAAACATCCCCAACGTTTGCTCAAACTCTCAGCTGACCCCTTGGGCTTGTGGGTAATGCAGTCTTTTACCTCCCCAGGGGTTGTACCAGGAAGTCAATGACCTGCGGTTCAGGGTGACCGATATGGAGAATGAAAGACTGCAGTGTGAAAAGAAACTTAAATCCACCAAAGTGAGTAGCATGGCTAAGAATCTGTCTGCAATATGAAGGCTTTATATCAGTCCGCTCACATTAGATTGTGCATGACATATGGTCCACAGATTAAGTTTGACTCACTCTACACTTTTTTTCTACATCATGTAGGTACTGAATCTATCGTTCCCTTGTGTGTTGGTTATATATCACTGCATTCACTCTTAATACCACCTTCCTTCAGGGTTTATACCCTTtgtctcctctatcctcctctctcactcctgcCTGGCTAACTTCTCCCCTGCAACGTGCTTACCTGTGCAGCCCTAGGAATGGAACATGGGCAGGTTGAAGTTCACTGGAGGTGTGGTGCAGAAGTTAACACACAGTGCTCTGTTTTTCCCTGTCTGTCCCTATAGGCCTCTCAACCTTCCCTCTGTCCATTGACCCTATCTGCTTTTCCAACTTTCAGCACACTTCCACTTTGACTAAGTTCTCCTACCAGCTAAGTATAAGTTGCAGATTTCTTAACACACTAGTTTTTCTTCACTTTCTACCCTAATCCACTTAATTTTATGTTAACTGTACATTGATGGATGGAACTGAACGGTCACGGATGACCTTCTGCTGGGGATTAACATCCCAATGGAGCTGTTCTTTCTCAGTGGAATGTGAAAGAAACTGACATGTTTACAGTGTGTTTGTATGGTTCTCTGGTAAAGACACCAGTCCTCTGGTAGAATGTATCCTCACTCTAACCTTATTCTGGGTCATACTGCCCTGCAGCACAGTTGGCATCAGACTGGGTTTTAACTTTCAGTTTGGTCAAACTCTGTCTAGCTGGGTTCTTATCTAGATCttggcctgtattcataaagcgtctcgtACGAAGAGTGCTTCTCTAGTAggagttttgccttttagattaaATTGAATGGACaggggatctgatcctagatcagaggggtatactacaacgCAGGTTCAATGGATTAGCCAGCTAACTTTTATAAACAACCAGAAAAAACTATTGATtttctggttcattaagaaaGCTAAACTTAGATATGTGTTTTCGGTTGTTGAGTCAATTAGGCCATGCACATTTTCAAGCTTATCTCTCTAAAAAATGTAATTTGTGAATATTTAGGCAAGATagctcattgatcctgctttgtagtctacccttctactctgagacactttatgaatatgggcctGGATATGTATCTGTAGTTTAATGAGGTCAGAATGGTCCCGAACATGATCCTCTCACATTCAGGAGGAACTGCAGACTCTTCAGAGGCAGCTGGAGGAGCTGAGGAGGCTAAGAGACCAGGCTACACAGGGAGTCCTGACCCCAGACAGAACAGATGGAGAGAAAGGTGGGAGTACTGTTACTAGACATGTGGGTGGGAGGGGGACCTCACTTCACCCTCATACACACGAGGAGCCATAATATTTCAATAGGCTTAACTTGCACCTTGACAGATTTACGGCAAATTTTTTCCAACATTCCTTTTCCTAATTTGTCTGCAGTTATTTCTGCCCTTAAGTCCCCTTAAGTAATGATGGATACCATCAAGACATGGCCTGAGCATTGGACTTTCCCCCTGAAATACAATTTTCAAAGCATCCTGTCTCAATCTCACACAGATAGAAAGATTGAGGGGAAGAAAGGGAGATTTTGTACTTTCCACCTTACTGTTGTCTTATCTGTCTTCAGGGCTCATACCAAGCATGTTTAGACATGATCTCTGACTCTTTCAACCCACAGCTGAGTCTCTTATCACCCATTTACCATAGGGGTATGCAATTTATGTAGAGTGCAATGTATTCACTTTAAGAATTTATTGTCCTTGAACCTGGCCCATATACTGCAAGGTAATTGTCTCAAGTCTATTCCATTGAAAGTCCTGTTGCTTAAGTGGACTTGACTTGCATGTATGTCTTTATAGACTCCACCAGTGTGGATTGACACCAGTAGACACCAGACAATGTGTCTGTCTCTGATCCCTGTGGGGGCACGCTTGTTGTTTTCCAGATGTGGATGTGCTGAGGATGAAGAGGGCCATGGAGTCCCTGATGTCAGCTAGCAATGACAAGGTACTGGAGCTCCTGTTTACACTGTTTCATAAAGGCTGCTGTAGTTGACGCATGGGGATCTCAATGGCTTTTCTAACTCTGATCTACCATCCTTCACCCACAGGACCGGAGGATCGAGGAGCTTCAGGAGTCTATCACACGGTACAAGAAGGTCCAGGACTTGATGAAAGGTGAAACTATGTTAAAGGAGTATGAAAATAGTAATGAATTGTTTTATCGGTATCATTGCAATAGTCCATTCATTTCTATTTATCGGACTAGATCAATCACATGTTTGATAGTGTACAATAATGGACTTGATAATTTTGTGTTACAATTATAACTGTTCCCCCCCAGACACACTGAATGAAGACAATTATGATGACATCCAGGATGACAGATCCCCCTCCATTCAGGTCGCCATGGATACAGACCAGGCCACACTGGCggttggggaggagacaggaAGGAGCTGTGACGAGGTAACAACCTCCCCTATCATAACAATGTATCACACACAGGATGGACCCGAGACTAGACTTCCTTACCAAAACGGAATGTTAGGAATGTGAGGGCCAACAGGCTTGGGGTATTGGTTTAGCTGGACAGCAACTACCTAACCATTTGAAACTGTCGACTGTGCTTTGCGACATTGACGACACATTCATTTAGTGACATTGACTCTTGtcttcctttctcttcctctctcaccctctcttcccAGATTCCATCTATTGCAGTGTTTTCTGAGCTGGAGCAGGAGAGCCTGATACAGGAACCAGACACAGACAGGTGAGGTTGGCTTTTCCCTGGACAAACTGCACTCCCATGGACTATTTGCCCATTGGGTCACTGTTTTAGTTTGTCAGTATATTCATCATCTCTAGGTCTAGACTGGCGGTTAACTTTCCTTTCTTTTTGCAGTCCACCAGAAGTCCCACCACATTCAGCAGGTAGCTTGGGCCACGTAAACGGCAACACAGAGCAGGTAAGACTGTCCCCTCTCTCCTGGGGGGATGgtgaatagtgggttaactggaAAGACCTTGACTTGCTGCAATCATggagtttatatacagtaccagccaaaagtttggacacacctactcattcaagggtttttcttatttttttaaattgttttctaaattgtagaataatagtgaagacatcaaaactatgaaatacacatatggaatcatgtagtaaccaaaaaagtcatgttatattttagattcttctaagtagccaccctttgccttgatgacagttttgcacactcttgtcattctcacaaccagcttcatctggaatgcttttccaacagtcttgaaggtgttcccacatatactgagcacttgttggctgcttttccttcactctgcggtccaactcatcccaaaccatctcaattcggttgaggtcgggtgattgtggaggccaggtcatctgatgcagcactccatcactctccttcttggtcaaatagcccctaatggcctggaggtgtgttttgggtcattatcctgttgaaaaccaaatgatagtcccactatgcgcaaaccagatgggatggcgtattgctgcagaatgctgcggtagccatgctggttaagtatgccttgatttctaaataaatcactgagtgtcaccagcaaagcaccatcacaccacctcttccatgcttcacggtgggaatcacacgtggagatcatccgttcacctaccctgcgtcttacaaagacacagcggttggatccaaaaatctcatttggactcatcaaaggacagatatccaccAGTCTAAGGTCCATTGCtaatgtttcttggcccaagcaagtctcttcttcttattggtgtccttaagtagtggtttcttggCAGCAATTCGACCGCGAGGGCCCGATTTCactctgtctcctctgaacagttgaggttgagatgtctgttatttgaactctgcgAAGcttttatttgggcagcaatttctgaggctggtaactctaatgaacttatcctctgaagcagaggtaactctgggtcttcctttcctgtggcggtcctcatgagagccagtctcatagcgcttgatggtttttgcaaattgactgaccttcatgccttaaagtaataatggactgtcgtttctctttgctttttttgagctgttcttgacataatttggacttggtcttttgccaaatatggctatctgtataccacccctaccttgtcaatcaatcaatcacatgtatttataaagccctttttatatcagccgatgtcacaaagtgctgtacagaaacccggagggacaaggaggggagagagagacttaaattcacacaggagaaatactccagatataagactgaccctagcccgacacacaaactattgcagcataaatactggctgtcatcaaggcaaagggtggctactttgaagaatctcaaatataaaaaaatattttgatttgtttaacactttttttggttactacataattccatatgtgtatttgtcatagttttgatgttttcactattcttctacaatgtagaaaatagtaaaaataaagaaaaagccttgaatgagtagatgtcccaaaattttgtcacatacacccgataggtgcagtgaaatgtgttgttttacagggtcagtagtACAGTGCttctggagcaaattagggttccGTGCCTTGcgcaagggcacattgacagatttttcaccttgtctgcTCGGGTATTAGAaccaacaacctttcggttactgagcCATTGCTTTAGCCTGACTGTCTTAAATCAGATCTCTCTACCCCCTATTTTTGTCACCCAAATTAGAACACTAGAGCCTCTTTGACCTTTTGACCTCTCAACGTGGGAGAGTCTGTCATGTCTCCCAAACGAGCCAGTCATACAGAAGGCATAGTTCTATCTCTTATGTCCCCCACATGGAGGGCGGAGTCACTGAGCCCCACTGTGACAGCTGACTGGACTCGATGATATGGAATCATAATAGCAATGGGTTGTTTTGAGCAATGGGTATTTGACAGCCGTGTTACTCTACTGCCACCTGGCGGTAGAACTATGGAGCTGGTTCTATTAAGAGATTGACTTTGTTACTGGCATGTCAAATATTTTATTAGATTTATGTGCTCATAATGACCCCTCCCCCCTTTTCTAGACAACAACTGAGGAGCCCAGACCCCCATCCACCTCCCCATCAAACCCCACCAGTAATGAAAGCTTTGGGACCAAGAAGGCCCGCTCCTCCTTTGGACGTGGTTTCTTCAAGATGCGTGGAGGCAAGAGGACGTCTAGTGCCCCAAATCTGGGTGAGTCTcatcattgggggggggggggggggcacaggaaGAAGGGTGCTCGTTCCTCTGCACGGGGTGGTGTGAAGAATAAATACTACTCTCTGTTCATGATGTAAGAAAAACATTCACAGTTCAATACCTTAATGTGTGTTTTCTTATGTCTGTCTGGTAGTCTTCACACTAGTGACTATGGTTCTGTCCTTGCTCTCTCTATTCTCCATGGTTCTATGTGATGTGAAGATCGCAGCCGGAGTGCGAGTGCACCTACGTTGGGTACAGTAGTCTGCAGCGCAGAGCCCCACAGACGGGCCAGGCCTGCAGTATGGATGAACGCTGGATGTGTGCAGGGATACTAGCGCAACAATGTGATCACCATCTACCATACAACCAGACCCATCGTAGACTAAATGAAACAGCAGTCTGTTTTTCTGAACCCTCTTGAGGCTGATTGGGTCATAGATGGTAAATGGTTAAGTTGTTGTGTGAAGAATCCCTACATATGCCCCTACCTCCATCTTTCCTACTCTTAATTTTTCACTTGTATCAAGCAAGTGAAAAGTTGAGTTGATCGCTGGTGTGAGCTGGGTGGTTTTTAGTGTGATTTCTTTCCCCTTTTAAATCATATCCAGTTGTTCCTTATCCATGACGTGACACCATCTGCAATGAGGCCGGCTTAACTCTGCTAGCTGTCCTTCAAGATGCGCCTCTGAGATTTGTCTTTTACTGTTGGAAGTCTATGAATTTGCATCAGCAGTTCATGCCAACCAGTCCTTTGCATGTGCGGATCGAGTTGATGTGTTTTGAGTGGTTCTTGGCGTACtcctagtggtggtggtgtttaGTGGCAGATGTAGTCCAGAAGCGGTTGTGGTGGCCATTACAGCTGTAGTCCTTGGACAGTGTTGGCCTCCGGAGTTTCCTAAGTGGGGGTGGATTGTCAGATGTCGGCTGTTGATCTAACAGATGTGTGTTTGAATCCAGCCGAGACCGAGCGTAATGGCACAGACCACTTGGACTTGGCTGGTGCCCCGCCACACAAACCTCAGGGAGGAGACAGCAGCGAGACCCTACCTTCCTCACCGGAGGCCAAGAAGAAGTCCAGAGGCTTTAAGAAGTTCTTAGGCAGGTGGGTCAAAATGTTCTATATATTCCCTAAGTTTAGGAGGTGAGTTAGTATGCAAGGAATTGGGGAAAGATGAATTAAGATGGAGCCAGGGTTTTAAATGAAACTATTGCTTTAACTGTAACACGAGGGCAGAGGGTTTGCTGTAACACGAGGGCAGAGGGTTTGCTGTAACACGAGGGCAGAGGGTTTGCTGTAACACGAGGGCAGAGGGTTTGCTGTAACACGAGGGCAGAGGGTTTGCTGTAACACGAGGGCAGAGGGTTTGCTGTAACACGAGGGCAGAGCATGGCAGGAAATTTAGGCGTGTTGTGTTCTGACCCCTCTAGGCTGAAGAGAAGTCACTCCACCTCGCTAGACCTGGAGGAGACAGAGACTGAGTTCAGGAGAGGAGGAGTCAGAGCCACGGCCGGCCCCCGACTGGGCTGGTCACGTGACCTGCAGCACAGCGCCAAGTATGTGAAGCTCACCttttacacacacagagagacacagtctATCGGTATCTAGAAACGTAGAGGAAGGGATCCAAAGTTTATTGGAACTAAGTCTACAGTATCACAGTTTTAGGATTTTGTGGTGTCAGAGGAGCAAATGGTA
This DNA window, taken from Salvelinus namaycush isolate Seneca chromosome 38, SaNama_1.0, whole genome shotgun sequence, encodes the following:
- the LOC120031754 gene encoding liprin-beta-1-like isoform X2 codes for the protein MMSDASEMLAAALEQMDGIIAGSKAMGYSNGLFDCQSPTSPFLGSLRALHLLEDLWAALEMMDQDEREGLRCQVPDTTADSLAEWLQQGQLTNGHGSAMIYQERLSRVESDKECLVLQVSVLSDQVEVQGEKIRDLDMCLEEHREKLDATEETLQQEFLTRSTLETQKLELMTEVSSLKLKLTTVARDRRDSEGLYQEVNDLRFRVTDMENERLQCEKKLKSTKEELQTLQRQLEELRRLRDQATQGVLTPDRTDGEKDVDVLRMKRAMESLMSASNDKDRRIEELQESITRYKKVQDLMKDTLNEDNYDDIQDDRSPSIQVAMDTDQATLAVGEETGRSCDEIPSIAVFSELEQESLIQEPDTDSPPEVPPHSAGSLGHVNGNTEQTTTEEPRPPSTSPSNPTSNESFGTKKARSSFGRGFFKMRGGKRTSSAPNLAETERNGTDHLDLAGAPPHKPQGGDSSETLPSSPEAKKKSRGFKKFLGRLKRSHSTSLDLEETETEFRRGGVRATAGPRLGWSRDLQHSANDVDAPFAQWSKEQVCAWLQEQGLGLHVAQAQQWIRSGYTLLQASQHDLEKELGIKQPLHRKKLQLALQALGSEEDVSKAKLDHNWVTRWLDDIGLPQYKSQFDEGRVDGRMLHYMTVDDLLSLKVGSVLHHLSIKRGIQVLRLNFYEPNCLRRRPSDENNITPAEISQWTNHRVMEWLRSVDLAEYAPNLRGSGVHGGVMVLEPRFNVESLALLLNIPPNKTLLRRHLATHFHLLIGSVAQRSKQECLENPDYTLLTATAKVKPRRLSFGGFGTLRKKRQEDSEEYVCPMDVEMPKNSSFQGGLRSYEDDLYQLEQMDDSEGAVRQIGAFSEEIDNLTSMLKEDEFFSEVSSRSPEASVTDDDSNV
- the LOC120031754 gene encoding liprin-beta-1-like isoform X1, translating into MMSDASEMLAAALEQMDGIIAGSKAMGYSNGLFDCQSPTSPFLGSLRALHLLEDLWAALEMMDQDEREGLRCQVPDTTADSLAEWLQQGQLTNGHGSAMIYQERLSRVESDKECLVLQMTCGVLLSDDCPQVSVLSDQVEVQGEKIRDLDMCLEEHREKLDATEETLQQEFLTRSTLETQKLELMTEVSSLKLKLTTVARDRRDSEGLYQEVNDLRFRVTDMENERLQCEKKLKSTKEELQTLQRQLEELRRLRDQATQGVLTPDRTDGEKDVDVLRMKRAMESLMSASNDKDRRIEELQESITRYKKVQDLMKDTLNEDNYDDIQDDRSPSIQVAMDTDQATLAVGEETGRSCDEIPSIAVFSELEQESLIQEPDTDSPPEVPPHSAGSLGHVNGNTEQTTTEEPRPPSTSPSNPTSNESFGTKKARSSFGRGFFKMRGGKRTSSAPNLAETERNGTDHLDLAGAPPHKPQGGDSSETLPSSPEAKKKSRGFKKFLGRLKRSHSTSLDLEETETEFRRGGVRATAGPRLGWSRDLQHSANDVDAPFAQWSKEQVCAWLQEQGLGLHVAQAQQWIRSGYTLLQASQHDLEKELGIKQPLHRKKLQLALQALGSEEDVSKAKLDHNWVTRWLDDIGLPQYKSQFDEGRVDGRMLHYMTVDDLLSLKVGSVLHHLSIKRGIQVLRLNFYEPNCLRRRPSDENNITPAEISQWTNHRVMEWLRSVDLAEYAPNLRGSGVHGGVMVLEPRFNVESLALLLNIPPNKTLLRRHLATHFHLLIGSVAQRSKQECLENPDYTLLTATAKVKPRRLSFGGFGTLRKKRQEDSEEYVCPMDVEMPKNSSFQGGLRSYEDDLYQLEQMDDSEGAVRQIGAFSEEIDNLTSMLKEDEFFSEVSSRSPEASVTDDDSNV